A stretch of the Candidatus Finniella inopinata genome encodes the following:
- a CDS encoding LysR family transcriptional regulator, with translation MDWDKLRAFHVVARCGSFAKAAQEFHLSPSAVSRQIADIEHSLGVSLFNRHPRGLTLTGSGEILFQNTAEVLEKLRETEMLLKSDRNEAKGLLRVATTFALSNSWLTRYLKNFFDLYPDIQLTIIGNDDELDLQIRQADVAIRTALPHQPELVQIYLTTFHLRLYASREYLDKFGIPKEPEDLSQHRLLVYGDDAPNPFGNINWLLHFGLQKNQPPRTPFLRINSAYGLTRCVEAGLGIAAISKEYAIAETTDLVVLPNFIGPSVKIYYVYPKSLQKFKRVTVLGDFLRETLEKENAEQNSNS, from the coding sequence ATGGATTGGGATAAGTTACGTGCCTTTCATGTAGTCGCAAGGTGTGGAAGTTTTGCTAAGGCAGCACAAGAATTTCATTTGTCTCCTTCGGCTGTTAGTCGCCAAATTGCTGATATTGAACACAGCTTAGGCGTCAGTTTATTTAATCGCCACCCCCGCGGATTAACGCTAACTGGGTCCGGTGAAATCCTATTCCAAAACACGGCAGAAGTTTTAGAAAAATTGCGCGAAACGGAGATGCTTTTAAAAAGTGATCGCAACGAAGCTAAGGGTTTGCTTCGTGTGGCTACGACTTTTGCCTTAAGTAATTCCTGGTTAACACGTTACTTGAAAAACTTTTTCGACCTCTATCCTGATATACAACTGACCATAATTGGTAACGATGATGAATTGGACTTACAAATTCGTCAGGCCGATGTAGCGATTCGAACGGCTTTGCCCCATCAGCCAGAGCTTGTACAGATTTATCTGACAACTTTTCATCTAAGGCTGTACGCTTCGAGGGAGTATTTAGACAAATTTGGCATTCCCAAGGAGCCAGAAGATTTAAGCCAACACCGCTTATTGGTTTACGGTGATGATGCACCTAACCCCTTCGGCAATATCAATTGGCTTTTACATTTTGGTTTACAAAAAAATCAACCCCCACGGACTCCATTTTTACGAATAAATTCTGCTTATGGTCTTACAAGATGCGTAGAAGCTGGTCTTGGGATTGCTGCTATTTCTAAGGAATATGCCATCGCTGAGACAACTGATTTAGTAGTTCTGCCGAATTTTATTGGACCGTCCGTTAAAATTTACTATGTTTATCCTAAATCTTTACAAAAATTTAAAAGGGTTACTGTTCTTGGTGATTTTTTAAGGGAAACTTTGGAAAAAGAAAACGCCGAACAGAATTCAAATAGCTAG
- a CDS encoding MFS transporter — translation MSFGRLRVNKQVVFATLGNCVECYDVTLYSFFATLLAPLFFPSDRPGLSLLASFAAFALGMAMRPLGGIVFGHVGDKYGRKYALKTSLFLIVLPTLVISLLPTYQEIGAAAPIVLVSCLLLQGLCVGGEYSGASVFVVEHTKKSSPGFWGAVLISSGFLGSLIGTLMGYLFTKYFDPAWGWRFPFLIGGVFGLIGFHRSYKLQETPDFQKIIDEKLTITRPLLTVLKSYPLNFMCVICVGGASFIPVYAATTYLGSILSQDLNLAHSQIMLFYSLAMVIYLVFLPIMGALGDRFGAKRMMILGALGMVFLSYPLFCLLSARTLMAAIITQVVLSILNTIFSGPSLLFKAGLFPTTGRHSALGVGYNLGGAIFGGTGPLICAALVGWSNDYRSAGLYVTFGGLLGLIGVCFARKVDHSFEKQADQVSKIKQLVA, via the coding sequence ATGTCTTTTGGGCGCCTTCGGGTTAATAAACAGGTTGTTTTCGCAACATTAGGTAATTGTGTGGAGTGCTATGACGTCACTTTATACAGTTTTTTTGCAACGTTATTGGCGCCCCTTTTTTTTCCGTCAGACAGGCCCGGTTTATCCTTATTGGCTAGCTTTGCTGCCTTTGCCTTAGGTATGGCTATGCGCCCCTTAGGGGGCATCGTTTTTGGACATGTCGGGGATAAATATGGTCGAAAATATGCTTTAAAAACCTCACTTTTCTTAATTGTTTTACCAACGCTAGTCATCAGCTTGTTGCCAACGTATCAAGAAATTGGTGCAGCAGCCCCCATCGTTTTAGTTTCTTGTTTGCTTTTGCAAGGATTATGTGTCGGGGGGGAATATTCCGGTGCCTCAGTATTTGTCGTTGAGCATACAAAGAAAAGTAGTCCTGGTTTTTGGGGCGCTGTTCTTATTTCCTCTGGATTTTTGGGTAGCTTAATCGGAACATTGATGGGATACCTGTTCACAAAATATTTTGATCCTGCATGGGGTTGGCGATTCCCCTTTCTAATTGGCGGCGTTTTTGGGTTGATTGGCTTTCATCGTTCATACAAACTGCAAGAAACCCCTGACTTCCAAAAGATTATTGATGAAAAGTTGACAATTACAAGACCACTGCTCACTGTCTTGAAAAGCTACCCTCTAAATTTTATGTGCGTAATTTGTGTTGGTGGAGCTTCGTTTATACCCGTTTATGCCGCAACAACCTATCTGGGGTCCATTTTGTCCCAAGACTTGAACCTGGCTCATTCGCAAATTATGCTTTTTTATAGCCTGGCCATGGTCATCTATTTGGTTTTTCTTCCCATTATGGGGGCTTTGGGCGACCGTTTCGGCGCCAAAAGAATGATGATCTTAGGTGCCCTTGGTATGGTTTTCTTATCTTACCCTTTGTTTTGTTTATTATCGGCCCGCACGCTGATGGCGGCCATCATTACGCAAGTTGTTTTATCAATCTTGAATACCATTTTCTCAGGTCCCTCTTTATTGTTTAAAGCGGGTCTTTTCCCAACAACCGGTCGACATAGTGCCTTGGGAGTTGGATATAATTTAGGGGGCGCCATCTTCGGTGGCACAGGACCCTTGATTTGCGCCGCGCTTGTAGGGTGGTCGAATGATTATCGATCCGCAGGTTTATATGTAACGTTTGGTGGCCTTTTAGGGTTAATTGGGGTCTGCTTTGCCCGAAAAGTCGATCACAGCTTTGAAAAACAAGCTGACCAAGTGTCTAAAATTAAACAGCTGGTTGCCTAA
- a CDS encoding SspB family protein, with translation MSKKDQLDYEKMVQVALGAVVREALSVAANYGLPDLHHFYVTFATDHPLVQIPDYLREQYMDEMTIVLQHEFWDLTVDDTRFAVTLCFDDINERLVIPFESIISFVDPSVKFGLQFSPEYTALEPGEEDTQAPITPAVDENGNPVSNVVTLDTFRKKP, from the coding sequence GTGAGCAAAAAAGATCAACTTGATTATGAGAAAATGGTTCAGGTAGCACTGGGGGCTGTTGTTCGTGAGGCTTTGTCCGTGGCTGCTAATTATGGTTTACCAGACCTCCATCACTTTTATGTAACGTTTGCAACCGACCACCCATTGGTACAAATTCCTGATTATTTGCGGGAACAGTACATGGATGAAATGACCATTGTTTTGCAGCATGAGTTTTGGGATTTAACGGTTGATGATACCCGGTTTGCGGTCACGTTATGTTTTGATGATATAAATGAACGGCTTGTCATTCCTTTTGAATCAATCATCAGCTTTGTTGACCCATCAGTTAAATTTGGTTTGCAATTTAGCCCTGAATATACAGCGCTGGAACCAGGTGAAGAGGATACTCAAGCGCCAATTACACCGGCTGTGGATGAAAACGGCAACCCCGTATCAAACGTGGTGACCTTGGATACGTTTCGCAAGAAACCCTAA
- a CDS encoding type II secretion system protein: MKAKKAPSSFSLPGFSLLEIAMVLCIIGIIGSFALPALTQMMKQQKVHKTEQHLNQITQALASFVLTHKRLPCAAAPGGSDGVSQNGRVIGLVPYRTLGLPEATAKDGYRHWITYAVVPELTNTDDLMMPQTDSAPERVFCEISNPLAEVQVHDAQGRSVMQNSRGDFIAFVLVSHGTKGEGAFTDAGNRRPTSSHDKAVNAADDLIFVDRQPSADPDNFFDDTVRWVTRNNLLAIYGQKPCQRRDDANHSLD; this comes from the coding sequence ATGAAGGCTAAAAAAGCTCCTTCCTCCTTTTCTTTGCCGGGATTTTCGTTGCTAGAAATAGCCATGGTGCTGTGCATAATTGGAATTATCGGCAGTTTTGCATTGCCCGCTCTGACACAGATGATGAAACAACAAAAGGTTCATAAAACAGAGCAACACCTTAACCAAATCACTCAAGCCTTGGCCAGCTTCGTTTTAACTCACAAGCGCCTACCTTGTGCTGCCGCACCTGGAGGTTCTGATGGCGTCAGTCAAAACGGCCGTGTCATTGGTTTGGTACCCTACAGAACTCTGGGCCTACCCGAAGCCACCGCCAAAGACGGATATCGCCACTGGATAACGTATGCCGTCGTGCCAGAGCTTACCAATACAGACGACCTGATGATGCCCCAAACAGATTCTGCCCCTGAAAGGGTTTTCTGCGAAATTAGTAACCCCCTTGCCGAGGTACAGGTTCATGACGCGCAAGGTCGATCGGTTATGCAAAATAGCAGGGGAGATTTTATCGCCTTTGTCTTGGTTAGCCATGGTACCAAGGGAGAAGGAGCCTTTACTGATGCTGGCAATCGAAGACCAACCTCTTCCCACGATAAGGCTGTGAATGCGGCCGATGATTTAATCTTCGTTGATCGCCAGCCATCTGCGGACCCGGACAATTTTTTTGATGATACCGTACGGTGGGTCACCCGCAATAATTTACTGGCTATTTATGGACAAAAGCCCTGTCAACGACGGGACGATGCCAATCACTCGCTTGATTAA
- a CDS encoding 5-formyltetrahydrofolate cyclo-ligase, whose amino-acid sequence MAKQTQRTDMLKTLGLLDWTAISDQINHHLQEYFAGRSSLVIAGFSQHQFEPDIMSYLQFWHQQGGVCCLPVIVGPDQALAFRQWNVDKPLVKGVYDIWTPPETEPEVIPDVLLVPLVAFGPFGARLGRGGGYYDRTIKALRGRVQKPQVIGVAAHQQFIEFLETNPHDEPLDGVVTDKGIWSEGFR is encoded by the coding sequence ATGGCTAAGCAAACGCAAAGAACCGACATGCTAAAGACTCTTGGGTTATTGGATTGGACTGCCATCAGTGATCAAATTAACCATCACCTACAGGAATATTTTGCCGGCAGATCTTCTTTGGTCATTGCCGGCTTCAGCCAACATCAATTTGAGCCCGACATTATGTCCTATTTGCAGTTTTGGCATCAACAGGGCGGGGTGTGCTGCCTGCCCGTGATTGTAGGCCCTGACCAAGCGCTTGCTTTCCGGCAGTGGAATGTTGATAAACCGTTGGTAAAGGGTGTTTATGACATTTGGACGCCCCCAGAGACGGAGCCTGAAGTGATTCCCGACGTGCTTTTGGTCCCCTTGGTTGCCTTTGGTCCGTTTGGCGCGCGCCTGGGGCGTGGGGGAGGATATTATGACCGGACCATAAAGGCTTTGCGAGGCAGGGTGCAAAAACCGCAGGTTATAGGGGTGGCTGCGCACCAGCAATTTATAGAATTCTTGGAGACAAACCCCCACGACGAACCCCTCGACGGCGTCGTGACCGACAAGGGGATTTGGAGTGAAGGGTTTAGGTAG
- a CDS encoding IS5 family transposase (programmed frameshift), protein MRRYALRDDQWDRIKGMLPGREGYVGATAKDNRLFIEAVLYRYRAGIPWRDLPERFGDFRVIHLRHSRWSQSGVWKKIFELLSQDADNEYAMIDSSIVRAHQHSAGAKKKNSADQAIGRSKGGLSTKIHATCDALGNPTGFYLTAGQDHDLEGADALIDNLTQAGAVLADKAYDADERMRKKLEEKGCEAVIPPKKNRINPCSYDKDLYKARHLIENFFAKLKQYRAIATRYDKTARNFLGAIHLVAAAIWLN, encoded by the exons GTGAGACGCTACGCATTACGGGATGATCAATGGGATCGCATTAAGGGTATGCTACCTGGAAGGGAAGGATATGTTGGTGCAACAGCAAAAGACAATCGCCTATTTATAGAAGCCGTTCTATATCGATATCGAGCTGGAATTCCGTGGCGTGATTTACCGGAACGTTTTGGGGATTTTAGAGTTATTCATCTACGCCATTCGAGGTGGAGCCAATCAGGTGTGTGGAAGAAAATTTTTGAGCTATTAAGCCAAGATGCTGACAATGAATACGCTATGATTGATTCAAGTATAGTGCGTGCTCATCAGCACAGTGCTGGTGCTAAAAAAAAGAAT TCAGCTGACCAAGCGATTGGACGAAGCAAAGGAGGATTAAGCACCAAAATTCATGCCACCTGTGATGCGTTGGGAAATCCAACAGGGTTTTATTTAACAGCCGGACAAGATCACGATTTAGAAGGTGCCGATGCCTTAATAGATAACCTTACGCAAGCTGGTGCCGTCTTAGCTGACAAGGCTTATGACGCAGACGAACGTATGAGAAAAAAACTTGAAGAGAAAGGATGTGAGGCGGTCATTCCCCCAAAAAAGAATAGGATCAACCCTTGTTCGTATGATAAAGACCTCTACAAGGCCCGGCACCTCATCGAAAACTTCTTCGCCAAACTTAAACAATACAGAGCCATAGCCACTCGATATGATAAAACAGCTCGAAACTTCCTGGGAGCCATACATTTGGTTGCTGCGGCTATTTGGCTTAATTGA
- the rpoD gene encoding RNA polymerase sigma factor RpoD: MAIKNPKKIDIPSTGAEADIPLIELSKSNLSLKRLLAKGKERGYITYDELNEALPQNQLSSDQIDESMTLIAEMGINIVDSDEAEETFLSGDLTPPLPTSEFEFDESNEESEEEVAGRTDDPVRMYLREMGNVELLSREGEIAIAKRIEAGYQTMIGGLCESPVTAQVLNHWRENLEQGRLSLRDLIIIDTGNQEDADLDLKEDEIVTDLLEEGVQAPVVPEVDDATKTKVIGLFQNHVDMYAQLFGHQKHLLKTKGTLVADDESYKNLKQNLIKNFDELKLSIDSIEELIEQHNILNRSIATLERNLATQAEICGIKRDQFLQLFTKHNFDQNWLKELQKQSHKTWLRFLEAHTTDLENLVAEVEKVETKIGIPFSEFRRIVAVVQRGERDSSRAKKEMIEANLRLVISIAKKYTNRGLQFLDLIQEGNIGLMKAVDKFEYHRGYKFSTYATWWIRQAITRSIADQARTIRIPVHMIETINKLVRTSRQIMHEIGREPTPEELAEKLMMPLDKIRKVMKIAKEPISLETPIGDEEDSHLGDFIEDKNAVLPIDAAIHANLRETTTRVLASLTPREERVLRMRFGIGMNTDHTLEEVGQQFVVTRERIRQIEAKALRKLKHPSRSRKLRSFLDT, from the coding sequence ATGGCTATAAAGAACCCTAAAAAAATTGACATCCCTTCAACAGGAGCAGAGGCTGACATTCCTCTAATCGAACTGAGCAAAAGCAATTTGTCTTTAAAAAGACTTTTGGCAAAGGGTAAGGAAAGAGGTTACATCACCTATGACGAATTGAATGAGGCTTTGCCCCAAAACCAGCTCTCTTCTGACCAAATAGACGAATCAATGACCTTGATTGCCGAAATGGGCATTAACATTGTTGACAGTGACGAGGCGGAAGAAACATTTTTGTCAGGCGATTTAACGCCGCCTTTACCGACTTCAGAATTTGAATTTGACGAAAGCAACGAGGAATCTGAGGAAGAAGTTGCCGGTCGCACGGATGACCCTGTCCGCATGTATTTGCGCGAAATGGGCAACGTTGAATTATTGTCTCGTGAAGGGGAAATTGCCATCGCGAAGCGCATCGAGGCAGGCTATCAAACCATGATTGGCGGTCTTTGCGAAAGCCCTGTTACGGCTCAGGTTTTGAATCATTGGAGAGAAAATCTAGAACAGGGTCGCTTGTCATTGCGTGACTTAATAATTATAGATACTGGCAATCAAGAGGACGCTGATCTTGATTTAAAAGAAGACGAGATAGTCACTGATTTGCTTGAAGAAGGTGTTCAAGCCCCTGTTGTCCCCGAAGTCGATGATGCAACAAAGACAAAGGTTATTGGTTTATTCCAAAATCATGTTGATATGTATGCTCAACTGTTTGGGCATCAAAAACATCTTTTGAAAACCAAGGGAACGTTGGTTGCAGACGATGAGTCCTATAAAAATCTTAAACAGAATCTTATAAAGAATTTTGACGAATTAAAGCTGAGCATCGACAGCATCGAAGAACTGATTGAACAGCACAACATTCTGAACCGCAGCATTGCGACGCTAGAGAGAAATTTAGCGACGCAGGCTGAAATCTGTGGCATCAAACGGGATCAGTTCTTACAGCTGTTTACCAAGCATAACTTCGACCAAAACTGGTTGAAGGAATTACAAAAGCAAAGCCATAAAACGTGGCTAAGGTTTTTAGAGGCGCATACGACCGATTTGGAAAACTTGGTCGCAGAAGTTGAAAAAGTTGAGACCAAAATTGGCATTCCTTTCAGTGAATTCCGCAGAATCGTTGCGGTTGTTCAAAGGGGGGAACGTGATTCTTCCAGGGCAAAAAAAGAAATGATCGAGGCGAACCTGCGCCTGGTGATTTCGATTGCGAAAAAGTATACGAACCGTGGACTGCAGTTCTTAGATTTGATTCAAGAAGGAAACATTGGCTTGATGAAGGCGGTTGATAAATTTGAATATCACCGTGGCTATAAATTTTCAACGTATGCAACTTGGTGGATTCGCCAGGCGATTACGCGGTCGATTGCCGACCAGGCGCGTACCATTCGTATTCCTGTGCACATGATTGAAACGATTAACAAGTTGGTGCGCACCTCTCGTCAGATCATGCATGAAATTGGTCGTGAACCCACGCCAGAGGAGTTGGCGGAGAAGTTGATGATGCCTTTGGACAAGATTCGTAAAGTGATGAAAATTGCCAAGGAACCCATCAGTTTGGAAACCCCCATCGGTGACGAAGAAGACAGTCATTTGGGTGATTTTATCGAAGATAAGAACGCTGTTTTGCCCATTGATGCAGCGATTCATGCGAACCTGCGGGAAACAACCACCCGGGTTTTGGCAAGCTTGACCCCCCGTGAGGAGCGGGTTTTGCGGATGCGGTTCGGTATTGGTATGAACACCGATCACACCTTGGAAGAAGTTGGTCAGCAGTTCGTTGTGACCCGTGAGCGTATTCGACAGATCGAGGCGAAGGCTTTGCGCAAATTAAAGCACCCAAGCCGGTCACGCAAGTTGCGCAGCTTTTTGGATACATAG
- the dnaG gene encoding DNA primase, with amino-acid sequence MTDLSLYTQQIRERVNVSEVIGRDVKLARKGHEFHGLCPFHSEKSPSFTVNDHKGFYHCFGCGAHGDVIQYVMQRHNLDFKATIHQLAETAGITIQEVERQPEKAPPPDLYKILEFSCQWFETSLQQSRGEGAREYLAQRGFSQSTQTQFRLGFAPDPKQGGGSLSQTLTQKGFDKALILKAGVLIQTDDGGRIYDRFRGRVMFPIFDVKGRVLAFGGRIIGSKDQTADQAKYINSSETPLFHKGHVLYNYHQAFKHINKDIPPILVEGYCDVISLYQGGFTTALAPLGTALTEQQLNLLWRRHPSPILCFDGDQAGVRASFRAIERALPLLTADKSLKICYLPAGEDPDSFLKARGPSAFKGMLDQSLSLIDSMWTNIMKIQPAEALSTPEGKAKFKRQVFDLVKTIQDPDMRKFYELDVTERLNRLWYQEKRFLPSLKKGKPQVNLGSLPLPRISDKKNTLAHKILLATLITHPTLLKEVFEKFAGLEFQKESWQNMRQCMLDYSQENLQTLKDKLHELGFASELDALFDKELFLHAPFAMHGSDPDLALERWQDIWQQTTWKQAVKNDLKQAQEDTKKSFDDQSWQKMKTLKNIFPI; translated from the coding sequence ATGACTGATTTATCGCTTTACACACAACAGATACGAGAGCGCGTCAACGTGTCTGAGGTGATTGGACGCGATGTCAAGCTTGCACGTAAAGGGCATGAATTCCATGGACTCTGTCCTTTCCATTCTGAAAAAAGCCCCTCTTTTACCGTTAATGACCACAAGGGTTTTTATCATTGTTTTGGATGCGGCGCCCACGGGGATGTTATTCAATATGTCATGCAACGACATAACCTGGATTTTAAGGCAACCATCCACCAGCTGGCTGAAACGGCGGGCATTACGATACAAGAGGTGGAGAGACAACCCGAAAAGGCTCCCCCTCCTGATTTGTATAAAATTTTGGAGTTTAGCTGTCAGTGGTTTGAGACAAGTCTTCAACAAAGCCGTGGAGAGGGGGCGCGTGAGTACCTGGCCCAGCGCGGGTTTAGTCAATCAACCCAAACCCAATTTCGCTTAGGCTTTGCCCCAGACCCAAAACAGGGCGGCGGGTCTTTGTCCCAGACCTTGACGCAAAAAGGATTTGATAAGGCCTTAATCTTAAAGGCAGGCGTTTTGATTCAAACAGATGATGGTGGGCGAATTTATGACCGGTTTCGTGGCCGGGTCATGTTTCCCATTTTCGATGTTAAAGGCCGTGTTCTTGCCTTTGGTGGCCGCATTATCGGATCAAAGGATCAAACGGCGGATCAGGCAAAATATATTAATTCCTCAGAGACCCCTCTTTTTCATAAAGGGCATGTTCTTTATAATTATCATCAAGCTTTTAAGCATATTAACAAAGATATCCCCCCCATTCTTGTGGAGGGGTATTGTGATGTCATATCATTGTATCAAGGCGGATTCACGACAGCCTTGGCTCCCCTTGGGACAGCCTTGACAGAGCAGCAGTTGAATTTATTGTGGCGCCGCCATCCTTCCCCGATTTTATGTTTTGATGGTGATCAGGCTGGTGTGCGTGCCTCTTTTCGGGCAATTGAGCGAGCGCTGCCGTTGCTAACGGCCGATAAAAGCCTCAAGATTTGTTATCTGCCTGCTGGCGAAGACCCAGACAGTTTTTTGAAGGCAAGGGGACCCTCTGCGTTTAAAGGGATGCTTGATCAATCTCTCAGCCTGATTGACAGCATGTGGACCAATATAATGAAAATACAGCCGGCAGAGGCCCTGTCAACCCCTGAAGGCAAGGCGAAGTTTAAGCGCCAGGTATTTGATTTGGTCAAAACAATTCAAGATCCAGACATGCGCAAGTTTTATGAATTGGATGTGACTGAGCGCCTGAATCGGTTGTGGTACCAAGAAAAACGTTTTTTACCTTCCCTGAAAAAGGGCAAACCTCAGGTGAATTTAGGATCTTTGCCTCTTCCCAGGATATCCGATAAAAAAAATACCCTAGCCCATAAAATATTATTGGCAACTTTGATTACGCACCCTACTTTATTGAAAGAGGTGTTCGAAAAGTTCGCGGGTCTTGAATTTCAAAAAGAAAGCTGGCAGAATATGAGGCAATGCATGCTAGACTATTCCCAAGAAAATTTACAGACTTTAAAAGACAAACTACATGAACTGGGATTTGCCTCAGAACTTGATGCGTTGTTTGACAAAGAACTGTTTTTGCACGCTCCATTTGCCATGCATGGCAGCGACCCAGACCTTGCCCTAGAGCGATGGCAAGATATTTGGCAACAAACAACATGGAAGCAAGCAGTAAAAAATGATCTTAAACAAGCGCAAGAAGACACAAAGAAATCTTTTGATGACCAATCTTGGCAAAAAATGAAGACGTTGAAAAACATCTTCCCGATTTGA
- a CDS encoding DUF29 domain-containing protein, giving the protein MTPKYEEDFYGWVTGNIAFLKQKRFDEMDIEHLIEELEDMGNNKKHALISRLAQLIFHLLKWQYQPDFRGRSWEGSIKMQRMELEELLQDSPSLKSKVTEGFSVAYKKAQLIIQKETPIDLKLMPQICPYTFEQCLDDEFYPD; this is encoded by the coding sequence ATGACCCCAAAGTATGAAGAAGATTTTTATGGTTGGGTGACAGGCAACATAGCGTTTCTTAAACAAAAGAGGTTTGACGAAATGGACATAGAACATTTGATAGAGGAACTGGAGGATATGGGCAATAACAAAAAACACGCTTTGATTTCAAGGCTTGCTCAATTAATTTTCCATCTTCTTAAATGGCAATATCAACCAGATTTTAGGGGTCGCAGTTGGGAAGGTAGCATTAAAATGCAACGTATGGAATTAGAGGAGCTTCTTCAAGATAGCCCAAGTTTAAAAAGCAAAGTGACCGAAGGATTTTCTGTTGCCTATAAAAAAGCACAATTAATCATTCAAAAAGAAACGCCTATTGATCTAAAATTGATGCCTCAAATTTGCCCCTACACATTTGAGCAATGTTTAGATGACGAATTTTATCCTGATTGA
- a CDS encoding glycine zipper 2TM domain-containing protein translates to MMKNILVASAVIASALLSTGCAPKLGGNDYSVKGAGEISQTQKGVIVAARPVMINAQDASQPGAGSVIGGLSGALLGSQIGGGKEGRVVTGVLGGLAGAGAGHLIQGKVTEQEGVEYQVQLDRGDVITLTQGAEPKMSAGQRVLVVQSNRDRSRIVPDLSH, encoded by the coding sequence ATGATGAAAAATATTCTTGTAGCCTCAGCCGTTATCGCTTCTGCTTTGCTCAGCACTGGATGTGCACCTAAGTTGGGCGGCAATGACTACAGCGTCAAGGGCGCTGGTGAAATCAGTCAAACCCAAAAGGGTGTTATCGTGGCGGCTCGCCCTGTTATGATTAATGCCCAGGATGCTAGCCAACCTGGCGCTGGCTCGGTCATTGGTGGTCTGTCAGGCGCCTTATTAGGCTCGCAAATCGGCGGCGGTAAAGAAGGCCGCGTTGTGACGGGTGTGTTAGGTGGCCTGGCCGGTGCTGGCGCTGGTCATTTGATTCAAGGGAAAGTGACAGAACAAGAGGGCGTGGAATATCAAGTCCAGCTTGACCGAGGTGACGTTATTACCCTGACCCAAGGGGCCGAGCCGAAAATGAGTGCAGGTCAAAGAGTGTTGGTCGTTCAAAGTAACCGCGACCGCAGCCGCATTGTTCCTGATTTATCACATTAA
- a CDS encoding helix-turn-helix domain-containing protein yields METTTGQRLIDSLQEALDYAKGSSTREAKVSHVERLKKIEIPDLLNAKEIREQLKMSQAEFSARFGINLNTLRNWEHGRRAPDLATKSYLYAISRNAELVEKALHS; encoded by the coding sequence ATGGAAACGACAACTGGACAAAGACTTATTGACTCTCTTCAAGAAGCCTTAGATTACGCAAAAGGTAGCTCTACTAGGGAAGCCAAGGTGTCTCATGTTGAAAGGCTTAAGAAGATAGAAATCCCAGACCTTCTTAACGCCAAAGAAATAAGGGAACAGTTAAAAATGTCTCAAGCTGAATTTTCTGCACGGTTTGGAATCAATCTTAATACGTTAAGAAACTGGGAACATGGGCGTCGTGCGCCTGATTTGGCAACAAAATCCTATTTGTATGCTATTTCGCGTAATGCGGAGTTAGTGGAGAAAGCCTTACATTCTTAA